One Setaria viridis chromosome 5, Setaria_viridis_v4.0, whole genome shotgun sequence genomic region harbors:
- the LOC140223028 gene encoding uncharacterized protein, translating to MSTSQGTRVAWSYTYEKGLVDVMKEHVNIPMYRAQNGWTAEGWRNITNKFNDMFPTTHFTKQQVQEKEKELKGSYKIIKEARKSGVGWNDSLGMIIAEPKGWEKLIKDNHKVAKFRKKPFPLYNNLELLYEGSIAIGDLNFTSTEPPNMTTRPPIERSHSEQSTHNTAAGSDSVGINFGTNPFSEIEGPEEKLDEKKKKEDDYSVEKYIVVVNSIEDLTIEQKADANELFQSEMNRQIFMMAKNPVVRLVWLKKKIHSTRQQKRRGVKQAAEAEGE from the exons ATGTCAACGTCCCAGGGTACAAGGGTTGCATGGAGCTACACGTATGAGAAAGGGCTAGTGGATGTAATGAAAGAGCATGTCAATATCCCAATGTACAGGGCACAAAATGGCTGGACAGCTGAAGGTTGGAGGAATATCACAAACAAATTCAATGATATGTTTCCAACAACACATTTCACAAAGCAACAAGtgcaagaaaaggagaaagagctaaaaGGAAGTTATAAGATAATAAAAGAAGCGAGGAAAAGTGGTGTTGGCTGGAATGACAGTTTGGGTATGATCATTGCAGAGCCAAAAGGTTGGGAAAAGTTGATTAAG GATAACCACAAAGTTGCCAAGTTCCGCAAGAAGCCATTTCCTTTATATAACAACTTGGAATTATTGTATGAAG GAAGTATAGCCATTGGAGATTTGAATTTTACATCAACCGAGCCACCTAACATGACGACACGACCTCCAATTGAAAGAAGTCACTCTGAACAAAGTACACACAACACGGCTGCTGGCTCTGATTCTGTTGGCATCAATTTTGGTACAAATCCTTTTTCTGAAATTGAGGGCCCAGAA GAAAAACtagatgagaagaagaaaaaagaagatgacTATTCTGTAGAAAAGTACATTGTTGTTGTGAATAGTATAGAAGACCTAACTATTGAGCAGAAGGCAGATGCTAATGAGCTCTTTCAATCTGAGATGAATCGACAGATATTTATGATGGCTAAAAATCCAGTTGTTCGACTAGTTTGgctaaagaaaaaaattcaCAG